A stretch of Nonomuraea africana DNA encodes these proteins:
- a CDS encoding alkaline phosphatase D family protein has protein sequence MERRTFLAATAASFLLPPSRSLAGDPFTLGVASGDPSTDGFVLWTRLALDPLSGDGRGGMPSRSFDVDWQIATDERFSKVVRSGTATASAGAAHSVHVEARGLEPGREYFYRFRSEGRLSRAGRTRTTPVGAQPLNFAVAACAHYEHGYYTAYRRLAEQEPDLVVHLGDYMYEYGPSGYTALAGRVRTHTPGKCATLADYRLRHAQYKSDRDLQKAHAVAPWLVSFDDHELENNWAGPVSSTGAPDFARRRAAAFRAYYENMPLRRASLQGAVLRVNRRVSWGTLARFHLLDTRQFRDDQACMDGVRASCDERLSARRTLLGDDQRRWLSEGLRSSTARWNLLGQQIMMAQRDYKVGPGREVNLDSWDGYAPERTRLLGWLQQTANPVVLTGDAHMHHAAELKLDFDDPSSPVVARELVASSIASDGDGYRDKAWIAEALAENPHISYIDQRRGYLAAKLTSTELSVDFRTLDYISRKGAPAKTTRTVTIQAADSSG, from the coding sequence GTGGAACGCAGAACCTTCCTCGCCGCGACGGCCGCCTCCTTCCTCCTTCCCCCCTCCAGGTCCCTGGCCGGTGACCCCTTCACGCTGGGGGTCGCCTCGGGAGACCCCTCCACCGACGGCTTCGTGCTGTGGACCCGCCTCGCGCTCGACCCGCTCAGCGGGGACGGCCGCGGCGGCATGCCGTCCCGCTCCTTCGACGTCGACTGGCAGATCGCCACCGACGAGCGCTTCTCCAAGGTCGTCAGATCGGGCACCGCGACCGCCTCGGCCGGCGCCGCGCACAGCGTGCACGTCGAGGCCAGGGGGCTGGAGCCGGGCCGGGAGTACTTCTACCGCTTCAGGAGCGAGGGCAGGCTGTCGCGCGCGGGCCGGACCAGGACCACGCCGGTCGGCGCGCAGCCGCTCAACTTCGCCGTGGCCGCCTGCGCGCACTACGAGCACGGCTACTACACCGCCTACCGGCGCCTCGCCGAGCAGGAGCCCGACCTGGTCGTGCATCTGGGCGACTACATGTACGAGTACGGCCCGAGCGGTTACACCGCGCTGGCCGGCAGGGTCCGCACGCACACCCCGGGCAAGTGCGCCACGCTGGCCGACTACCGGCTGCGGCACGCGCAGTACAAGAGCGACCGCGACCTGCAGAAGGCGCACGCCGTCGCGCCGTGGCTGGTCTCCTTCGACGACCACGAGCTGGAGAACAACTGGGCGGGCCCGGTCTCCAGCACCGGCGCGCCCGACTTCGCCCGCCGCCGCGCCGCCGCCTTCCGCGCCTACTACGAGAACATGCCGCTGCGCAGAGCCAGCCTCCAGGGAGCCGTCCTGCGGGTGAACAGGCGGGTCTCCTGGGGCACGCTGGCCCGCTTCCACCTGCTCGACACCCGTCAGTTCCGCGACGACCAGGCCTGCATGGACGGCGTGCGCGCCTCCTGCGACGAGCGCCTGTCGGCCCGCCGTACCCTCCTCGGCGACGACCAGCGCCGCTGGCTGTCGGAGGGCCTGCGCTCCTCCACCGCCCGGTGGAACCTGCTCGGCCAGCAGATCATGATGGCCCAGCGCGACTACAAGGTCGGCCCGGGACGGGAGGTCAACCTCGACTCCTGGGACGGCTACGCGCCCGAGCGGACCAGGCTGCTCGGCTGGCTCCAGCAGACCGCCAACCCCGTCGTGCTGACCGGCGACGCCCACATGCACCACGCCGCCGAGCTCAAGCTCGACTTCGACGACCCGTCCTCGCCCGTGGTCGCCCGCGAACTGGTCGCCTCGTCGATCGCCAGCGACGGCGACGGCTACCGCGACAAGGCCTGGATCGCCGAGGCGCTGGCCGAGAACCCGCACATCTCCTACATCGACCAGCGGCGCGGCTACCTCGCCGCCAAGCTCACCTCCACCGAGCTGTCCGTCGACTTCCGCACCCTCGACTACATCTCCCGCAAGGGCGCCCCCGCGAAGACCACCAGGACCGTCACCATCCAGGCGGCCGATTCGAGCGGATAA
- a CDS encoding cytochrome P450, producing the protein MDIDLADLDFWRRPLKERHEAFARLRQLDHPVFFPEKKVPLLRSGTGFYALVRHADVVEASRNARVFSSEPAVTNPEPPGWVKHVFGESMVNMDDPRHARLRRIVSRAFSPRMLQNLQADIEQACARIVDDVLAKGPGDFVTQVAARLPIHVICDMMGIPERMRAKVHEHVDASTAYSGVRPSVLQSARLAGKNVVALLALQRMVIRLGHERVADPGGDLVSALVTANPDGERLTDKELGSFFVLLLVAGNETARNTMAHGIKLLTDHPAQRELLMSDFDGHINAAIEEMVRHVSPIIQFRRTVTEDYSLRGLELKKGDRVVLFYGSANRDEEVFPDADAFDITRDTKPHVGFGGPGPHFCLGANLARQEMRTMFRELLTRLPGIRSVGEPELLVSNFDNSVRSQSFTF; encoded by the coding sequence GTGGACATCGACCTCGCGGACCTCGACTTCTGGCGCAGACCACTCAAGGAGCGACACGAGGCGTTCGCCAGGCTCCGGCAGCTCGACCACCCCGTCTTCTTCCCCGAGAAGAAGGTTCCGCTGCTCCGCTCGGGCACCGGCTTCTACGCCCTGGTCCGCCACGCCGACGTCGTCGAGGCCAGCCGCAACGCCAGGGTCTTCTCCAGCGAGCCCGCCGTCACCAACCCCGAGCCGCCCGGCTGGGTCAAGCACGTGTTCGGCGAGTCGATGGTCAACATGGACGACCCCCGCCACGCCAGGCTGCGGCGCATCGTCTCGCGCGCCTTCAGCCCCAGGATGCTGCAGAACCTCCAGGCCGACATCGAGCAGGCCTGCGCCCGCATCGTCGACGACGTGCTCGCCAAGGGTCCCGGCGACTTCGTCACGCAGGTCGCCGCGCGCCTGCCCATCCACGTCATCTGCGACATGATGGGGATCCCCGAGCGTATGCGGGCCAAGGTGCACGAGCACGTCGACGCCTCCACCGCCTACAGCGGGGTGCGGCCCAGCGTGCTGCAGAGCGCCAGGCTCGCGGGCAAGAACGTGGTCGCGCTGCTCGCCCTGCAGCGCATGGTCATCCGGCTGGGCCACGAGCGGGTCGCCGACCCCGGCGGCGACCTCGTCTCCGCGCTGGTCACCGCCAACCCCGACGGCGAGCGGCTGACCGACAAGGAGCTGGGCTCGTTCTTCGTGCTGCTGCTGGTGGCCGGCAACGAGACCGCGCGCAACACGATGGCCCACGGCATCAAGCTGCTCACCGACCACCCTGCCCAGCGCGAGCTGCTGATGTCCGACTTCGACGGCCACATCAACGCCGCGATCGAGGAGATGGTCAGGCACGTCTCGCCGATCATCCAGTTCCGCAGGACCGTCACCGAGGACTACTCGCTGCGTGGCCTGGAGCTGAAGAAGGGCGACCGGGTGGTCCTCTTCTACGGCTCGGCCAACCGCGACGAGGAGGTCTTCCCCGACGCCGACGCCTTCGACATCACCCGCGACACCAAGCCGCACGTCGGTTTCGGCGGCCCGGGCCCGCACTTCTGTCTCGGGGCGAACCTGGCCAGACAGGAGATGCGGACGATGTTCCGCGAGCTGCTGACCAGGCTGCCCGGCATCAGGTCGGTGGGGGAGCCCGAGCTGCTGGTGTCCAACTTCGACAACAGCGTGCGGAGTCAGTCCTTCACGTTCTGA
- a CDS encoding FG-GAP-like repeat-containing protein, whose product MNVSRTALLAAACLTLPLFPPATTTPAAASMRECGGRPSDFDGDGLADLAIAAPYESVDGHARAGAITIMYGSGRKDRLSQATPGVPGDPENGDSFGSALATGDFDGDGCGDLAVGVSEEFFGTPVPGADGNGAVQLFHGSPRGLTAGRQLSPARHGSDRYGAALAAGNLDGDRADELVIGAPATGGGGAVMVHGFKGRARYQITQKGLRQRGVVTDQFGAALTTGDFDGDGKDEIAIGAPADTVRFDGQGSVTVVNPRSRRNTQYTQSSPGVKGAAEKWDAFGASLAVADFDADGRDDLAIGVPGEGLSANQRAMDYGDGMVHVRYGTGRWEAWTQRLLKGTPRYSDRFGAALATGDFDGDGDAELAVGVPGESAVQVLAGGRRGGLSRHRDLLVKGRGRDFGASLAALPAVGRYRTLSVRRPVHGLVVAAPGRGVVTLVPGSSAGLRPAKARTLSSGPGLFGYAFG is encoded by the coding sequence ATGAACGTCTCTCGCACCGCCCTGCTGGCCGCCGCCTGCCTCACGCTGCCGCTCTTTCCACCGGCCACGACGACTCCCGCCGCCGCCTCGATGAGGGAATGCGGCGGGCGCCCGTCCGACTTCGACGGTGACGGACTGGCCGATCTGGCGATCGCCGCGCCGTACGAGAGCGTGGACGGACACGCCCGCGCCGGCGCGATCACGATCATGTACGGCTCGGGCCGCAAGGACCGCCTGTCCCAGGCCACACCCGGCGTCCCCGGCGATCCCGAGAACGGCGACTCCTTCGGCTCGGCGCTCGCGACGGGCGACTTCGACGGCGACGGCTGCGGCGACCTCGCGGTCGGGGTGTCGGAGGAGTTCTTCGGCACGCCCGTTCCCGGCGCCGACGGCAACGGGGCCGTCCAGCTCTTCCACGGCTCGCCGCGCGGGCTCACCGCCGGACGGCAGCTGTCGCCCGCCAGGCACGGCTCCGACCGGTACGGCGCCGCCCTCGCTGCGGGGAACCTCGACGGCGACCGCGCCGACGAGCTGGTGATCGGCGCGCCCGCGACGGGAGGCGGCGGCGCGGTCATGGTCCACGGCTTCAAGGGCCGTGCGCGGTACCAGATCACTCAGAAGGGGCTGCGCCAGCGGGGCGTGGTCACCGACCAGTTCGGCGCCGCGCTGACCACGGGCGACTTCGACGGCGACGGCAAGGACGAGATCGCGATCGGCGCGCCCGCCGACACCGTCCGCTTCGACGGGCAGGGCTCGGTGACGGTCGTGAACCCGCGCAGCCGCCGGAACACGCAGTACACGCAGTCGAGTCCCGGTGTGAAGGGCGCCGCGGAGAAGTGGGACGCCTTCGGCGCCTCGCTCGCCGTCGCCGACTTCGACGCCGACGGCCGCGACGACCTGGCGATCGGCGTGCCGGGCGAGGGCCTGAGCGCCAACCAGCGGGCCATGGACTACGGCGACGGCATGGTGCACGTCCGCTACGGCACGGGCCGCTGGGAGGCGTGGACGCAGCGGCTGCTCAAGGGCACGCCGCGCTACTCCGACAGGTTCGGCGCTGCGCTGGCCACCGGCGACTTCGACGGCGACGGCGACGCCGAGCTGGCGGTCGGGGTGCCGGGCGAGAGCGCGGTGCAGGTGCTGGCCGGCGGCCGGCGGGGCGGGCTGAGCAGGCACCGCGACCTGCTCGTCAAGGGCAGGGGCCGCGACTTCGGCGCCTCGCTCGCCGCCCTGCCCGCCGTCGGCCGCTACCGCACGCTGTCGGTCCGCCGCCCCGTGCACGGCCTGGTCGTGGCCGCGCCGGGGCGCGGGGTGGTCACGCTGGTGCCCGGCTCCTCGGCGGGCCTGCGCCCCGCCAAGGCGCGCACGCTCTCCAGCGGTCCCGGCCTATTCGGCTACGCCTTCGGCTGA
- the arfB gene encoding alternative ribosome rescue aminoacyl-tRNA hydrolase ArfB — translation MTGSLIVNDSIAIPGDELVWRFSRSSGPGGQGVNTTDSRVELLFDVSATSALPEALKARALERLPSPVITVAASEYRSQLRNREAAAHRLAQRVREAIAPPPKRRRPTKPSRGSVERRLTAKKQRGDVKRLRREI, via the coding sequence ATGACAGGCTCGTTGATCGTCAACGACTCGATCGCCATTCCGGGCGACGAGCTCGTGTGGCGTTTCTCCCGTTCGTCGGGGCCGGGTGGTCAGGGGGTGAACACCACCGACAGCCGGGTGGAGCTGCTGTTCGACGTCTCGGCCACCTCGGCGCTGCCCGAGGCGCTGAAGGCGAGGGCGCTGGAGCGGCTGCCGTCGCCGGTGATCACGGTGGCGGCGTCGGAGTACCGCTCGCAGCTGCGCAACCGTGAGGCCGCCGCGCATCGGCTGGCTCAGCGGGTGCGGGAGGCCATCGCGCCTCCGCCCAAGCGCCGCCGTCCCACCAAGCCGAGCAGGGGCTCGGTCGAGCGGCGGCTCACGGCCAAGAAGCAGCGCGGCGACGTCAAGCGGCTGCGCCGCGAGATCTGA
- a CDS encoding phosphotransferase family protein, with amino-acid sequence MTFPLSDTEEQYDAVRRDEVALRPGVDALLSSLGHTGDVQRFAGGSLPVYAVGDDLVLKLYPPVYAEETGLESGVLDAVHGRLPVATPRVEAVGEYDRWGYVLMERLPGAELKDVWPTLDLAARHDLAAQLGEVFAALHGLPVPHVEGLRFDDWDAFVKEQKAGAAEQQRARKLGEEWIEQIPAFLDSVTLPAGAPVLLHTESMPDHFLIGDDGRLSGLFDFEPALRGAWQYEFVAPAVFFTGEGVLARILSSYGKQLDARTIMAYTLLHEYSHLPWYMEVLPESKATTLDDLAHDWWD; translated from the coding sequence GTGACCTTTCCCCTCTCTGACACCGAAGAGCAGTACGACGCCGTCCGCAGGGACGAGGTCGCGCTGCGGCCCGGCGTCGACGCGCTGCTCTCCTCGCTCGGCCACACCGGCGACGTCCAGCGGTTCGCCGGCGGCTCGCTGCCCGTCTACGCCGTGGGCGACGATCTGGTGCTCAAGCTCTACCCGCCGGTCTACGCCGAGGAGACGGGCCTGGAGAGCGGCGTCCTCGACGCCGTCCACGGGCGCCTCCCCGTCGCCACGCCCCGCGTCGAGGCGGTGGGCGAGTACGACCGCTGGGGCTACGTGCTCATGGAGCGCCTGCCCGGCGCCGAGCTGAAGGACGTGTGGCCGACCCTCGACCTGGCGGCCAGGCACGACCTCGCCGCGCAGCTGGGCGAGGTGTTCGCCGCCCTGCACGGCCTGCCGGTCCCCCACGTCGAGGGGCTGCGGTTCGACGACTGGGACGCCTTCGTCAAGGAGCAGAAGGCAGGCGCGGCCGAGCAGCAGCGGGCCAGGAAGCTCGGCGAGGAGTGGATCGAGCAGATCCCCGCCTTCCTCGACAGCGTGACCCTGCCCGCCGGCGCGCCCGTGCTGCTGCACACCGAGTCGATGCCCGACCACTTCCTGATCGGCGACGACGGACGGCTGTCGGGCCTGTTCGACTTCGAGCCCGCCCTGCGCGGCGCCTGGCAGTACGAGTTCGTCGCCCCCGCCGTCTTCTTCACCGGCGAGGGGGTGCTCGCCCGGATCCTCAGCTCGTACGGCAAGCAGCTCGACGCCCGCACGATCATGGCGTACACGCTGCTGCACGAGTACAGCCACCTGCCGTGGTACATGGAGGTGCTGCCCGAGTCGAAGGCCACCACTCTGGACGATCTCGCCCACGACTGGTGGGATTGA
- a CDS encoding ABC1 kinase family protein, producing the protein MFAVPLAVTLLLLATAAQRLLGVRFGAVRTALAALLALALAGPFLSPVVQSFEHLDVREDPGIGPMWVLILVSMCVVLIPMVILVIGEALVPPGSIPGPIELVRSLRGRLSRARRYSQITRIAFRHGLGPYLRGRGGDPGDRSGRARLARSLREALDDGGVTFVKLGQVLSTRRDLLSPEFIDELGRLQDHVNPAPWEQISQVVDLDAFASFDRTPLAAASIAQVHAARLHSGEEVVVKVQRPGIGAVVAQDLDIVARLAVTLETRTKWGRSLGLRELAAGFAVALREELDFRVEAANMAAVAASGGGAVTYPTPHLALCTDKVLVMQRLSGKPLTTAHDTEGPALARTLLDCLLRQILLDGVFHADPHPGNIMLLSDGSVGLLDFGSVGRLDASLRAALQRFLLAMDRQDPLGVTDALLEVVPRPEDIDEAALERALGQFMARHMGPGMDSAAMFTDLFRIVSEYGLSIPPEVAAVFRALATLEGTLVRLSPGFNLIGEARAFASRYLAEQIGPTTVKDAVAQEVTALLPMLRRLPRRVERIASAAEHGRFSMNVRLLGDERDRRFLTGLLHQALLTVLGATAGLMAVMLLGTEGGPFVIPGRMSLYELIGYNLLVISAILVLRVLILVFRPRE; encoded by the coding sequence ATGTTCGCCGTTCCCCTCGCGGTGACGCTGCTCCTGCTGGCCACGGCGGCGCAGCGGCTGCTCGGCGTCCGATTCGGCGCGGTCCGCACGGCGCTGGCCGCGCTGCTGGCCCTGGCGCTCGCCGGGCCGTTCCTGTCGCCGGTGGTGCAGTCGTTCGAGCACCTCGACGTCCGTGAGGACCCCGGCATCGGGCCGATGTGGGTGCTGATCCTCGTCTCGATGTGCGTGGTGCTGATCCCCATGGTCATCCTGGTGATCGGCGAGGCGCTCGTGCCGCCGGGCTCGATCCCCGGGCCGATCGAGCTGGTCAGGTCGCTGCGCGGGCGCCTGTCGCGCGCCCGCCGCTACTCCCAGATCACCAGGATCGCCTTCAGGCACGGCCTCGGCCCCTACCTGAGGGGAAGGGGCGGCGACCCCGGCGACAGGAGCGGCAGGGCGCGGCTGGCCCGCTCGCTGCGCGAGGCGCTCGACGACGGCGGCGTCACCTTCGTCAAGCTCGGTCAGGTGCTGTCGACCAGGCGCGATCTGCTCTCGCCCGAGTTCATCGACGAGCTCGGGCGGCTGCAGGACCACGTCAACCCCGCGCCGTGGGAGCAGATCTCCCAGGTCGTGGACCTCGACGCGTTCGCCTCCTTCGACCGCACCCCGCTGGCCGCCGCCTCGATCGCCCAGGTCCACGCCGCCCGCCTGCACAGCGGCGAGGAGGTCGTCGTCAAGGTCCAGCGCCCCGGCATCGGGGCGGTCGTCGCCCAGGACCTCGACATCGTCGCCAGGCTGGCCGTCACGCTGGAGACCAGGACCAAATGGGGCCGCTCGCTCGGGCTCAGGGAGCTGGCGGCCGGATTCGCCGTGGCCCTGCGCGAGGAGCTCGACTTCCGCGTCGAGGCGGCCAACATGGCCGCGGTCGCGGCCTCCGGCGGCGGCGCGGTGACCTACCCGACACCGCACCTCGCGCTCTGCACCGACAAGGTGCTCGTCATGCAGCGCCTGTCGGGCAAGCCGCTGACCACCGCGCACGACACCGAGGGCCCGGCGCTGGCCCGCACGCTGCTCGACTGCCTGCTGCGCCAGATCCTGCTCGACGGCGTCTTCCACGCCGACCCCCATCCCGGCAACATCATGCTGCTGTCCGACGGCTCGGTCGGCCTGCTCGACTTCGGCTCGGTCGGCCGTCTCGACGCCTCCCTGCGCGCGGCGCTGCAGCGCTTCCTGCTGGCCATGGACCGGCAGGACCCTCTCGGCGTGACGGACGCGCTGCTCGAGGTCGTGCCCAGGCCGGAGGACATCGACGAGGCGGCGCTGGAGCGGGCGCTCGGCCAGTTCATGGCCAGACACATGGGGCCGGGGATGGACAGCGCCGCCATGTTCACCGACCTGTTCAGGATCGTCTCGGAGTACGGCCTGTCGATCCCGCCGGAAGTGGCGGCGGTCTTCAGGGCGCTGGCCACGCTCGAGGGGACGCTGGTGCGGCTGTCGCCCGGCTTCAACCTGATCGGCGAGGCCAGGGCGTTCGCCTCCCGCTACCTGGCCGAGCAGATCGGCCCCACCACCGTGAAGGACGCGGTGGCCCAGGAGGTCACCGCCCTGCTGCCGATGCTGCGCCGCCTGCCCAGACGGGTGGAGCGCATCGCCAGCGCGGCCGAGCACGGGCGCTTCTCGATGAACGTGCGGCTGCTCGGCGACGAGCGCGACCGCCGCTTCCTGACCGGGCTGCTGCACCAGGCGCTGCTGACGGTCCTGGGAGCGACGGCGGGCCTGATGGCGGTGATGCTGCTGGGCACCGAGGGCGGGCCCTTCGTGATCCCCGGACGGATGTCGCTGTACGAGCTGATCGGCTACAACCTGCTGGTGATCAGCGCGATCCTGGTGCTGCGCGTGCTGATCCTCGTCTTCCGCCCCCGCGAGTGA
- a CDS encoding HSP90 family protein, producing MENAFQVDLRGVVDLLSRHLYSSPRVYVRELLQNAADAITARGEGEGRIAIEVHEGSPAGLVRVHDNGVGLTEDEVHTLLATIGRSSKRDELGFARHEFLGQFGIGLLSGFLVADEIHVETRSVTGAPTVSWIGRSDGTYRVALSPAEREEPGTTVTLRARRDAAEWVDERTVTELAALYGSLLPGRVSVNGVATTVEGPPWLAAHDTPDARRAALLEYGRQLFGFTPFDVIDLDVAEAGLTGVAFVLPSPANPTARATHRVYLKRMLLTERAEGVLPDWAFFARCVLDAGELRPTASREALYEDDLLEHTRDQLGRQLREWLVKLAETDPARLRAFLRLHHLGVKALALHDDDMLRLVDRWLEFETSDGPMTLAQFRTRHPKGRFTSSVDEFRQLSAVSGAQGVGLVNGGYVYDSDILQRLRRIDPDVGLDRLDPGELATHLGPVDPGADLAARPFVTAAARVLDPLGCELVLRDFDPASLPALYLTSRAAEHQAELREAREAADDLWADVLGAMERTVAAERPRLVLNHRNPLVRRVVLLKDLSLAATAVEALYGMALLHGHHPLRAADTAALNRSFLGLLDWAVLGKE from the coding sequence GTGGAAAACGCCTTTCAAGTGGATCTGCGAGGTGTCGTCGACCTCCTGAGCCGCCACCTCTACTCCAGTCCTCGCGTCTACGTGCGCGAACTGCTGCAGAACGCGGCCGACGCCATCACCGCGCGCGGGGAGGGCGAGGGCCGGATCGCGATCGAGGTCCACGAGGGCAGCCCGGCCGGCCTCGTGCGTGTGCACGACAACGGAGTCGGCCTGACCGAGGACGAGGTGCACACGCTGCTGGCCACGATCGGCCGTTCCTCCAAGCGCGACGAGCTCGGCTTCGCCAGGCACGAGTTCCTCGGCCAGTTCGGCATCGGGCTGCTGTCGGGCTTCCTGGTGGCCGACGAGATCCACGTCGAGACCAGATCGGTGACCGGCGCCCCGACCGTGAGCTGGATCGGCAGGTCCGACGGCACCTACCGGGTGGCCCTCTCGCCCGCCGAGCGCGAGGAGCCGGGCACCACGGTCACGCTCAGGGCGCGCAGGGACGCGGCCGAGTGGGTCGACGAGCGCACCGTCACCGAGCTGGCGGCGCTCTACGGCTCGCTGCTGCCCGGCAGGGTGAGCGTCAACGGCGTCGCCACCACCGTCGAGGGGCCGCCGTGGCTGGCCGCGCACGACACCCCAGACGCCCGCAGGGCCGCGCTGCTGGAGTACGGCAGGCAGCTGTTCGGGTTCACCCCCTTCGACGTGATCGACCTCGACGTGGCCGAGGCGGGCCTCACCGGCGTCGCGTTCGTGCTGCCCAGCCCCGCCAACCCGACCGCGCGCGCCACCCACCGCGTCTACCTCAAGCGCATGCTGCTCACCGAGCGCGCCGAGGGCGTGCTGCCCGACTGGGCGTTCTTCGCCCGCTGCGTGCTCGACGCCGGTGAGCTGCGCCCGACCGCGAGCCGCGAGGCGCTCTACGAGGACGACCTGCTCGAGCACACCCGCGACCAGCTCGGCCGCCAGCTGCGCGAGTGGCTGGTGAAGCTGGCCGAGACCGACCCGGCCAGGCTGCGCGCCTTCCTGCGCCTGCACCACCTCGGCGTCAAGGCCCTCGCCCTGCACGACGACGACATGCTGCGCCTGGTCGACAGGTGGCTCGAGTTCGAGACCAGCGACGGCCCCATGACGCTCGCCCAGTTCAGGACCCGCCACCCGAAGGGCCGCTTCACCTCCAGCGTGGACGAGTTCCGCCAGCTGTCGGCCGTGTCCGGCGCGCAGGGTGTCGGCCTGGTCAACGGCGGCTACGTCTACGACAGCGACATCCTGCAGCGCCTGCGCCGCATAGACCCCGACGTGGGCCTCGACCGCCTCGACCCTGGCGAGCTGGCCACCCACCTCGGTCCCGTCGACCCCGGCGCCGACCTGGCGGCCAGGCCGTTCGTCACCGCCGCGGCCCGCGTCCTCGACCCGCTCGGCTGCGAGCTGGTGCTGCGCGACTTCGACCCCGCCTCGCTGCCCGCCCTCTACCTGACCAGCCGCGCGGCCGAGCACCAGGCCGAGCTGCGTGAGGCCCGCGAGGCCGCCGACGACCTGTGGGCCGACGTGCTGGGCGCCATGGAGCGGACGGTCGCCGCCGAACGCCCCCGCCTGGTGCTCAACCACCGCAACCCCCTGGTGCGCCGCGTGGTCCTGCTCAAGGACCTGTCGCTGGCCGCCACCGCCGTGGAGGCGCTGTACGGCATGGCGCTCCTGCACGGTCACCACCCCCTGCGCGCGGCCGACACCGCCGCGCTGAACCGATCGTTCCTCGGCCTGCTCGACTGGGCCGTCCTCGGCAAGGAGTGA
- a CDS encoding MFS transporter, whose translation MEVQLKSPQGRWILAATVLGSGLAMLDSTIVNVALPTLSKELDADMAGAQWTINAYTLTLAGLILLGGSLGDRFGRRKIFLIGTVWFALASALCGLALNVEMLVLARALQGVGGALLTPGSLAIIQAGFVREDRPRAVGAWSGLGGVASAIGPLLGGWLVQTAGWRWAFLINLPFAAIVVVTTLRHVPESKDEQAAGRFDVLGSVLAALALAGITYGLIESGQPVPLVAGLLLAVAFVAVQIRRSPDALVPVSLFTNRVFTAVNVVTLIMYAAMSVVFFLLTLQLIVVAGFSEVAAGSALLPVTILMMLLSARAGETAKRYGPRLPMTIGILVAGAGFLMMSTIGKGSSYWLQVLPAVTVFGLGLSAAVAPLTATVLATAQERYAGTASGVNNAVARTGGLLAVAAIPPFVGLVGDALSDPARFDAGFTRAMLISAGMMAAAALITFVTITTNVLAPQAAQNVKD comes from the coding sequence ATGGAAGTCCAGCTCAAGTCCCCCCAGGGCCGGTGGATTCTGGCCGCGACCGTGCTCGGCTCAGGCCTGGCGATGCTTGACAGCACGATCGTCAACGTCGCCCTGCCGACTCTGAGCAAGGAGCTCGACGCCGACATGGCGGGTGCCCAGTGGACGATCAACGCCTACACCCTCACCCTCGCCGGGCTCATCCTCCTCGGCGGCTCCCTCGGCGACCGCTTCGGCCGTCGCAAGATCTTCCTGATCGGCACCGTCTGGTTCGCGCTGGCGTCGGCGCTGTGCGGTCTGGCGCTCAACGTCGAGATGCTGGTCCTGGCCCGCGCGTTGCAGGGCGTGGGCGGGGCGCTGCTCACACCCGGCTCGCTGGCCATCATCCAGGCCGGCTTCGTCCGCGAGGACCGGCCGCGGGCCGTGGGCGCCTGGTCCGGGCTCGGCGGCGTGGCCAGCGCGATCGGCCCGCTGCTGGGCGGCTGGCTGGTGCAGACCGCCGGCTGGCGCTGGGCGTTCCTGATCAATCTGCCGTTCGCCGCGATCGTCGTCGTGACCACGCTCAGGCACGTGCCCGAGTCGAAGGACGAGCAGGCCGCGGGCCGTTTCGACGTGCTCGGCTCGGTGCTGGCCGCGCTGGCGCTGGCGGGCATCACCTACGGGCTGATCGAGAGCGGCCAGCCGGTGCCGCTGGTGGCGGGACTGCTGCTGGCCGTCGCCTTCGTGGCGGTGCAGATCCGCAGGTCGCCCGATGCGCTGGTGCCGGTGAGCCTGTTCACGAACCGGGTGTTCACCGCGGTGAACGTGGTGACGCTGATCATGTACGCGGCGATGAGCGTGGTCTTCTTCCTGCTGACCCTGCAGCTGATCGTGGTCGCGGGCTTCTCCGAGGTCGCCGCGGGCTCGGCCCTGCTCCCGGTGACGATCCTGATGATGCTGCTGTCGGCGCGAGCGGGCGAGACGGCCAAGCGGTACGGCCCGCGCCTGCCGATGACGATCGGCATCCTCGTGGCGGGCGCCGGGTTCCTGATGATGAGCACGATCGGCAAGGGCTCCAGCTACTGGCTGCAGGTGCTGCCCGCCGTCACGGTCTTCGGCCTCGGCCTGTCGGCGGCCGTCGCGCCGCTGACCGCGACCGTGCTGGCCACCGCCCAGGAGCGCTACGCGGGGACGGCCAGCGGCGTCAACAACGCGGTGGCCCGCACCGGCGGCCTGCTGGCGGTGGCGGCGATCCCGCCCTTCGTCGGCCTGGTCGGCGACGCGCTCAGCGACCCCGCGCGGTTCGACGCCGGATTCACCAGGGCCATGCTGATCAGCGCGGGCATGATGGCCGCCGCCGCGCTGATCACCTTCGTCACCATCACCACGAACGTGCTGGCGCCGCAGGCCGCTCAGAACGTGAAGGACTGA